A genomic region of Anopheles coustani chromosome 3, idAnoCousDA_361_x.2, whole genome shotgun sequence contains the following coding sequences:
- the LOC131261178 gene encoding septin-2 → MAAADVAVLKNDLPRSLKQSGHVGFDSLPDQLVSKSVQNGFVFNIMCIGETGLGKSTLMDSLFNTNFESVPSPHTMPSVKLKAHTYELQESMVRLKLTICDTVGYGDQINKDDSFKAVVDYIDQQFEAYLQEELKIKRSLSTYHDSRTHICLYFICPTGHGLKSLDLVCMKMLDSKVNIIPIIAKADTISKTELSKFKAKINEELRANGVQIYHFPTDDESVAEINSTMNSHIPFAVVGSTDFVRVGNKTVRARQYPWGTVQVENEAHCDFVKLREMLIRTNMEDMREKTHTRHFELYRQKRLEEMGFTDVDSDNKPVSFQQTFEAKRSNHLAELQAKEDEVRQMFVVRVKEKEAELKESEKELHAKFDKLKKDHAEEKRKLEESRKKLEEEFVEFNRRKSQMAVSHHTLTLGKSKKK, encoded by the exons ATGGCGGCCGCAGACGTAGCAGTGCTCAAG aACGATCTTCCACGTTCGCTGAAGCAGTCGGGGCATGTCGGTTTCGACAGTCTACCCGACCAGCTGGTCAGCAAGAGCGTCCAGAATGGGTTCGTGTTCAACATCATGTGCATCGGCGAGACGGGCCTGGGCAAATCGACACTGATGGACTCGCTGTTCAACACCAACTTCGAGTCGGTGCCCAGCCCTCATACGATGCCGAGCGTGAAGCTGAAGGCGCATACGTACGAGCTGCAGGAAAGCATGGTTCGTTTGAAG CTGACCATCTGCGACACGGTTGGGTACGGCGATCAGATCAACAAGGACGACTCGTTCAAGGCGGTAGTGGACTACATTGATCAGCAATTCGAAGCGTACCTGCAGGAGGAACTGAAAATCAAACGCTCACTGTCGACGTATCATGACAGTCGCACGCATATCTGTCTGTACTTCATCTGCCCGACCGGTCACGGGCTGAAGTCGCTCGATCTGGTGTGCATGAAGATGCTCGACTCGAAGGTCAACATCATTCCGATCATCGCGAAGGCGGACACGATCTCGAAGACGGAACTGTCGAAGTTTAAGGCGAAGATCAACGAGGAGCTGCGGGCGAACGGTGTGCAGATCTACCACTTCCCGACCGACGACGAGTCGGTGGCGGAGATCAACAGCACGATGAACTCGCACATCCCGTTCGCGGTGGTCGGCAGCACGGACTTTGTGCGCGTCGGCAATAAGACGGTCCGGGCGCGCCAGTACCCGTGGGGTACGGTGCAGGTGGAGAACGAGGCACACTGTGACTTCGTGAAGCTGCGCGAGATGCTGATCCGCACCAACATGGAGGACATGCGGGAGAAGACGCACACGCGCCACTTCGAGCTGTACCGCCAGAAGCGCCTGGAAGAGATGGGCTTCACCGATGTGGACAGCGACAACAAGCCCGTTTCGTTCCAGCAGACGTTCGAGGCAAAGCGCAGCAACCACCTGGCGGAGCTGCAGGCCAAAGAGGACGAGGTGCGCCAGATGTTTGTCGTGCGCGTGAAGGAGAAGGAAGCTGAGCTGAAGGAGAGTGAAAAGGAG CTCCATGCCAAATTCGACAAGCTGAAGAAGGACCACGCGGAGGAGAAACGCAAGCTGGAGGAATCGCGCAAGAAGCTCGAGGAAGAGTTTGTCGAGTTCAACCGCCGCAAGTCGCAGATGGCCGTCTCGCACCACACGCTCACGCTAGGCAAgagcaaaaagaaatga
- the LOC131272148 gene encoding methanethiol oxidase, with product MTEKCKCGPGYATPLDAVRNGPVEKLLYVVCVQPNLDEEHGDYLATVDVDPTSPTYCQIIHRTYTNSKGNELHHSGWNTCSSCHVVPGDKEVPRRDRLVLPCLNSDRIFVVDTGTDPRAPTLAKVVEPDVLKSVNCTAPHTTHCLPNGNIMMSVMGDAEGNAKGEFVEFDKEFNLVGTWTRGERRALCGYDYWYQPHFNVMVASEWGAPKLFRRGFRPTDSDDRTQYGCRLNFYRWQERELFQTIDLGDDGLTPLEIRFLHNPRENQGYVGCAFFANVYRFYRTPGSDKYAAEKVIDVPVKTVINGSETEIMGGMMTDILISLDDRFLYFSNWRHGDVRQYDITDRAHPRLTGQVFLGGAILNDSPARVVDDPELSEQPAPVFVKNRRLLGGPQMLQLSLDGKRLYVSSSLFSPWDKQFYPEMVRAGGTIVQLDIDVENGGMTLNENFLVDFGNEPYGPGLPHEMRYPGGDCTSDIWLVNE from the exons ATGACCGAGA AGTGCAAATGTGGTCCGGGATACGCAACGCCACTGGATGCGGTTCGCAATGGCCCGGTGGAGAAACTGCTGTACGTCGTTTGCGTTCAGCCGAATCTCGACGAAGAGCACGGAGACTACCTGGCGACGGTGGACGTTGACCCCACCAGTCCAACCTACTGTCAG ATCATCCATCGTACATACACCAACAGCAAAGGGAACGAGCTGCACCACAGCGGTTGGAACACTTGTTCCAGCTGTCATGTTGTGCCGGGCGATAAGGAAGTTCCCCGGCGCGATCGGTTGGTGCTTCCGTGCCTTAACTCCGATCGCATTTTCGTCGTCGACACGGGCACCGATCCTCGGGCCCCCACGCTGGCCAAGGTGGTCGAACCGGATGTTCTGAAGTCGGTCAACTGTACGGCACCGCATACCACGCACTGTCTACCGAATGGCAACATTATGATGTCGGTGATGGGTGACGCCGAGGGAAACGCCAAGGGTGAATTTGTGGAATTCGATAAGGAGTTTAATCTCGTCGGAACGTGGACAAGGGGCGAGCGGAGGGCGCTGTGTGGCTATGACTACTGGTATCAGCCGCACTTCAACGTGATGGTCGCTTCCGAGTGGGGTGCCCCGAAGCTGTTCCGGCGCGGATTCCGTCCGACCGATAGCGACGATCGTACCCAGTACGGCTGCCGATTGAACTTCTACCGCTGGCAGGAGCGTGAACTCTTCCAAACGATCGATCTCGGTGACGATGGCCTAACGCCGCTCGAGATACGCTTCCTGCACAATCCACGCGAAAACCAAGGCTACGTGGGTTGTGCCTTCTTTGCGAACGTGTACCGGTTCTATCGAACGCCCGGCAGCGACAAGTACGCCGCGGAAAAGGTGATCGACGTGCCGGTGAAAACGGTCATCAACGGCAGCGAGACGGAAATCATGGGTGGCATGATGACGGACATCTTGATCTCGCTCGACGACCGCTTCCTGTACTTCAGCAACTGGCGCCATGGTGACGTGCGCCAGTACGACATTACCGACCGGGCGCATCCCCGGCTCACCGGGCAGGTGTTTCTCGGCGGTGCCATCTTGAACGATTCGCCCGCACGGGTGGTGGACGATCCGGAACTGAGCGAGCAACCGGCCCCGGTGTTCGTGAAAAACCGTCGCCTCCTAGGTGGACCGCAGATGCTGCAGCTGTCCCTCGACGGAAAGCGGCTGTACGTGTCGTCCAGTCTGTTCTCGCCCTGGGATAAACAGTTCTACCCGGAGATGGTGCGTGCGGGTGGCACGATCGTGCAGCTCGACATCGACGTCGAGAACGGCGGGATGACACTGAACGAAAACTTCCTGGTGGACTTTGGCAACGAACCGTACGGTCCGGGGTTGCCACATGAGATGCG GTATCCCGGTGGTGACTGCACCTCGGACATTTGGCTCGTGAACGAGTGA